The stretch of DNA CCCCGGCATGGGAGACGCAAAAGAGACCCTTCCAGTGGAATACGCCGGAGCCCCGGTCAAGGTGGCCTTTAACGCCAACTACCTCATGGACATACTCAAAGTCATGGATGACGAGACCCTCCGGATGGAGATAAAGGACTCCCTCTCCCCGGCGCTGTTTCTCGGAACCGACAAGGATGCGAGGTTCATGTCGGTGGTAATGCCGATGCGCGTTGACTGAGGGAATGGTTCTAAAAAGGATTTTGTACAGGGGTTTCAGAAATCTTTCGCCGGAGCCCCTTGAACCCGGGCCCGCTCTGAACGTCTTTTGCGGCCCCAACGCTCAGGGAAAGACCAACATACTCGAAGCCGTCTACCTTCTTTCCACTCTCGGCAGTTTCAGAACCAGAAGAGTGAGGGATCTCATAACGGTGGGGGAGAACGAGGCGGAAGTAGAAGGGATAGTCAGCGACGGCTACGGAACAGCCCGGCTTGGCGTCCACCTGTCGAAGGAAGGCAAAAAAGCCTTCGTGGACAGAAAACAGCCTTTTTCGGCCGCCGGATACCTGAAGGTCTTTCCCACGGTTTTTTTCGGGCCGGGGGACATGGAAATGGCGAAGGGGGACCAGTCCCTAAGAAGAAAATATCTCGACAGGGCCTCTTTCTCGGCCGATCCCTCGTACGTCGAGAAGATGAAAAACTACCGGCGGGCTCTGGCGCAGCGAAACGAGGCTCTCCAGAGTAACCAGCAGGACCTCGAGCCCTGGACAACCTTTCTTTCACAGGCCGGTTGGGAGATATGCAGGCAAAGGAGCCTGTCTCTGGGGGAACTGAAAGAGACGGTAGCGCGCATACACAGGGATATTTCCGGCGGAACCGAGGAGATAGAGATATCCTACAAGCCCTCCTGGAAGATGGAAGAGGGGGCGGAGGGGCTCAGAAACATTCTTCTGGAGAGCGACGCCGAGGACCGGAAAAGGGGGTTTACCCACCACGGGCCGCACAGGGACAAGGTAAAGGTAAAACTTGGGGGAAGAGAGATATCCGAGCACGGCTCGCAGGGTCAGCACAGGACTCTGGTTCTTTCGATGAAACTGGCGCTTCTCTTGTGGGCGAAGGAGAAGACGGGCTCTTCTCCCGCCTTTCTCCTTGACGACCCCGGCAGCGAACTGGACAAAAAGCGCCTCGGCTATCTGGGAGAGTTTCTCACCGGCTGGAAGGGGCAGGTTTTCGTTTCCTCGGTGGGGAGCGACGACATACCCGTAAACGCCGGCAGCGTTAAAAACGTTTACAATATAGAGTCCGGAAGGGTCGCGAAGACCGGAACCGTTTCAAAAAACTGAGAGCGTAAAAAATGGAAGAGACAAAAAACGGGCACAAATATACGGCGGACGAGATTCAGGTTCTCAAGGGACTCGAAGCGGTCAGAAAACGCCCCGCGATGTACATAGGCTCCACAGGGTCGTCGGGACTTCACCACCTTGTCTACGAGGTGGTGGACAACTCCATCGACGAGGCTCTGGCGGGCTATTGCGACGATATCCGCGTGATAATTCACGTGGACAACTCGATTACGGTAATAGACAACGGCAGGGGGATACCGGTAGACATACACCCGGAGACCGGCAAGCCCGCCGCCGAAGTGGTCCTGACCATGCTCCACGCCGGCGGTAAATTCGACAACAACTCCTACAAGGTATCCGGCGGCCTTCACGGCGTCGGCGTCTCCTGCGTCAACGCCCTCTCCGAGAGGCTCGACCTGGAGATATGGAGAGACGGGAAGGTCTACAAAATGAGCTTCGAGCGGGGAGACGTGGTCAAGCCCCTCGAAATGGTAGGAACGACCAAAAGGCGCGGGACCTCGGTGACCTTCGCTCCCGACCCGGAGATCTTCGAGGAGCTCGAATACTCCTTCGACGTTCTCGCGACAAGGATGAGGGAGCTTTCCTTCCTCAACAACGGCATAAAGATATCCCTCGAAGACGAGCGCAACGACAAGAGCCAGGTCTTCCAGTACGAGGGGGGCATCCGCTCCTTCGTCGAACATCTCAACCGCGTGACCGAGCCCCTCCACCCCGTCATCTACGTCATAGGCGAGAACAACGGCACCGTCTGCGAGGTGGCCCTCCAGTACAACGACTCCTACAAGGAGAGGGTTTACAGCTTCGCCAACAACATAAACACCCGCGAGGGGGGAACCCACCTGACCGGCTTTCGCGCCTCCCTCACGAGGTGCATAAACAACTACGCCAAATCCCAGAACATGCTCAAAGACCTGAAAAACCCGATAAGCGGCGAGGACATGAGGGCGGGCCTCACGGCGGTAATATCCGTCAAGCTCCCCAACCCGCAGTTCGAGGGGCAGACAAAGACGAAGCTGGGCAACTCCGACGTGCAGGGGC from bacterium encodes:
- a CDS encoding DNA replication/repair protein RecF; its protein translation is MVLKRILYRGFRNLSPEPLEPGPALNVFCGPNAQGKTNILEAVYLLSTLGSFRTRRVRDLITVGENEAEVEGIVSDGYGTARLGVHLSKEGKKAFVDRKQPFSAAGYLKVFPTVFFGPGDMEMAKGDQSLRRKYLDRASFSADPSYVEKMKNYRRALAQRNEALQSNQQDLEPWTTFLSQAGWEICRQRSLSLGELKETVARIHRDISGGTEEIEISYKPSWKMEEGAEGLRNILLESDAEDRKRGFTHHGPHRDKVKVKLGGREISEHGSQGQHRTLVLSMKLALLLWAKEKTGSSPAFLLDDPGSELDKKRLGYLGEFLTGWKGQVFVSSVGSDDIPVNAGSVKNVYNIESGRVAKTGTVSKN